A genomic stretch from Shewanella woodyi ATCC 51908 includes:
- a CDS encoding PepSY-associated TM helix domain-containing protein — translation MNKQFLKRITEAHSWLGLIISGLLFIVFFTGSISLFRNEIAFWSILPHHAPAQGEPLPPSEIIQLAIKDYPFNAKEHLTLVSPTLAFPFYSVYVDIVLPEGATSDIDYVSLLIDPVSGKTVAKIDDFYLAEFLYHLHYNLNIPYGSYIIGFVTLFFCFALVSGIFIHARKLFRQFFLYRTGEGKHDQLLTMHNLIGVMTLPFTLMYAITGLIFNLVIIYQVAFALVLYKGDQEALLTDAGYTQPKPEWQGEPLDSQDEIDKLLAQHVQDFGQDAAAIRLYNYGDKSALIQIYGNVSGEFVGPVEQVIALDNGEMIFSKTPTSPNMVTIGQTVLATLHFGDYAGIDLKLIYFLLGMGVCVLIVSGNLLWVEKRMQQRHFSVKQTSAVNSMTLGTTMGVILATAVAFLFERLLPIDLLGRENVMIASFVITLGLYMALAWFILDKSRLLFISLVSTGAALLLVLFSDFVLFHHQIVNLLSLDIFSVVGVQIGLACTAILSITVAFSLFNKKAPPPILAEANSEPELA, via the coding sequence ATGAATAAACAATTTTTAAAACGAATTACCGAAGCGCACAGTTGGTTGGGATTAATTATCTCTGGTTTGCTGTTTATTGTTTTTTTTACGGGCTCGATAAGCTTGTTTCGTAATGAGATAGCGTTTTGGTCAATATTGCCACACCATGCTCCCGCACAAGGCGAGCCTCTTCCTCCTAGTGAGATTATACAGCTTGCGATAAAAGATTATCCTTTCAATGCAAAAGAGCATTTAACCTTGGTTTCTCCCACCTTAGCGTTTCCTTTTTATAGCGTTTACGTGGATATTGTGTTGCCGGAAGGTGCAACATCTGATATTGATTATGTGTCACTACTGATAGACCCAGTATCTGGGAAGACAGTGGCGAAAATTGATGATTTTTATCTGGCAGAATTTCTCTATCACCTGCACTACAATCTCAATATCCCCTATGGTAGTTATATTATTGGTTTTGTAACTCTGTTTTTCTGCTTCGCTTTGGTCTCAGGTATCTTTATTCATGCACGTAAGCTTTTCAGGCAGTTTTTTCTCTACCGAACTGGAGAGGGAAAGCACGATCAGTTACTGACGATGCACAACCTGATAGGTGTTATGACTCTGCCTTTTACCTTGATGTATGCGATCACTGGTCTCATTTTTAACTTAGTGATTATCTATCAAGTCGCCTTTGCCCTAGTGTTGTATAAGGGAGATCAGGAGGCATTATTAACGGATGCGGGCTACACACAACCTAAGCCTGAATGGCAGGGAGAACCGCTCGATAGTCAAGATGAGATAGATAAATTACTTGCACAGCATGTTCAGGACTTTGGTCAAGATGCCGCAGCCATTCGCCTCTACAACTATGGTGATAAGAGTGCTCTTATTCAGATCTATGGCAATGTTTCTGGTGAGTTTGTAGGCCCGGTTGAACAGGTTATCGCGCTGGATAATGGTGAGATGATTTTTTCCAAAACTCCGACCTCTCCCAATATGGTAACGATAGGGCAAACGGTGCTTGCGACACTGCATTTTGGGGATTATGCCGGTATTGATTTAAAGCTTATCTACTTTCTATTAGGTATGGGAGTATGTGTGCTGATCGTGAGTGGTAACCTGCTTTGGGTTGAGAAACGTATGCAGCAGCGACACTTTTCAGTCAAGCAGACCTCAGCGGTAAACAGCATGACTTTAGGCACAACCATGGGAGTGATTTTAGCCACTGCTGTGGCGTTTTTATTTGAGCGCCTATTGCCTATCGACTTGCTTGGTCGTGAGAATGTGATGATAGCTAGCTTTGTTATTACATTGGGACTCTACATGGCGCTAGCGTGGTTTATCTTAGATAAAAGTAGGCTGTTGTTTATCTCTTTGGTGAGCACAGGTGCAGCACTTTTACTGGTACTGTTTAGCGATTTTGTTCTCTTTCATCATCAGATTGTTAACCTGCTTAGTTTAGACATATTTAGTGTGGTTGGTGTGCAAATAGGCTTAGCTTGTACTGCTATCTTGTCTATCACAGTGGCCTTTTCACTGTTTAACAAGAAAGCACCACCGCCGATTCTTGCCGAAGCGAATAGTGAACCTGAGTTGGCTTAA
- a CDS encoding acyl-CoA dehydrogenase, which yields MSIRTRLKKVLPTISTTEQEALDAGDVWLEGSIYQGVPDFNALKNIPVAKLSVDEQAFLDGPVATLLEMVDNFAIQGAKHIPDDVLTFLKTNKFFSLIIPKAYGGLEFSPYANSTIVATIAAKSSAVAVTVMVPNSLGPGELLMHYGTDEQRDFWLPRLANGLEIPCFALTSPEAGSDAGGIPDIGTVTFGEYEGNQVLGLSVTWDKRYITLAPIASVLGLAFKVQDPKGLLGGDEDLGITCALIPKAHPGVQLGNRHDPMGVNFYNGTTRGEDVFIPMEFIIGGQKNIGRGWAMLVACLGAGRGISLPALGASVSQCSFKSSAEYAAVREQFGLSIGKFEGIQEKLADIAGKTYLQESMRVLTTEGLGIGLKPSVVTAIAKYHMTELGRDILNSAMDIQAGKAIQRGPQNTLASGYVAQPIAITVEGANILTRNLMIFGQGVMRCHPYLQSMVEAIHSDDTNADKVFNSIFAKTVGYSVNNSLRAFRLGLLPFTAQATSTLPEVIPYEKSVNKLASKLAVYADFSLLVLGGKLKQAEMLSARLGDVMSYLYAAMASIRYYEQKLPKEQREQAAPYFHYATRWSLCKAEEALLAFLENFPSSATRKLMRLLTVTYSAKMPKVNDDLVRELAEQAQLNTEFKRNLTHLIKPIPGDGNDINEQAYLAKMDCLPLLAKVKKGLRSRQFKAGTRFSITLDAALEAKVIELSEHKLLQDYNLKRERAIRVDEFDFDMNLITEKAELKIAN from the coding sequence ATGAGCATAAGAACAAGATTAAAAAAAGTATTGCCTACAATTTCTACCACTGAACAAGAAGCACTCGACGCCGGCGATGTATGGCTGGAAGGTTCGATTTACCAAGGCGTTCCTGACTTTAATGCCTTAAAAAATATTCCTGTAGCAAAGCTCTCTGTTGATGAACAAGCGTTTCTTGATGGTCCAGTGGCAACACTGTTGGAGATGGTCGATAACTTTGCCATTCAAGGTGCTAAGCACATCCCTGATGATGTACTGACATTTCTCAAAACGAACAAATTCTTCTCACTCATCATCCCCAAAGCTTATGGCGGACTAGAGTTTAGCCCCTATGCCAACTCAACAATTGTGGCAACAATAGCCGCTAAAAGTTCAGCTGTAGCCGTCACCGTCATGGTGCCAAACTCACTAGGTCCAGGTGAACTCTTAATGCATTACGGCACCGATGAGCAGCGAGATTTCTGGTTGCCTCGCTTAGCCAATGGTTTAGAGATCCCCTGCTTTGCTTTAACTAGCCCTGAAGCGGGCTCTGATGCTGGTGGGATCCCCGATATCGGTACCGTCACCTTTGGTGAATATGAAGGAAACCAAGTGCTTGGTCTGTCTGTCACTTGGGATAAACGCTATATCACCTTGGCGCCTATCGCCTCAGTACTTGGACTGGCATTTAAAGTTCAAGATCCTAAAGGCCTACTAGGGGGAGATGAAGATCTGGGGATCACCTGCGCCCTTATTCCTAAAGCTCATCCAGGTGTTCAGTTGGGTAATCGTCACGATCCCATGGGCGTTAACTTCTATAACGGTACAACCCGAGGAGAAGATGTCTTTATCCCTATGGAGTTCATCATAGGTGGACAGAAAAATATTGGCCGTGGTTGGGCCATGTTGGTGGCTTGTCTTGGCGCAGGACGCGGGATCTCACTGCCAGCTTTAGGTGCTTCTGTCAGCCAATGCTCATTCAAATCTTCAGCTGAATACGCCGCGGTTCGTGAGCAGTTTGGTTTGTCCATCGGCAAATTTGAAGGTATTCAGGAAAAACTCGCCGACATTGCAGGTAAAACCTATCTGCAAGAATCAATGCGAGTACTCACAACCGAAGGACTGGGTATTGGCCTTAAACCTTCTGTTGTCACCGCTATCGCGAAATACCATATGACAGAGCTTGGCCGTGACATTCTAAACTCAGCTATGGACATTCAAGCTGGTAAAGCGATTCAACGCGGACCACAAAACACACTCGCATCAGGCTATGTGGCACAACCTATCGCAATAACGGTAGAGGGCGCCAACATACTTACCCGTAACCTGATGATCTTTGGCCAAGGCGTAATGCGCTGTCATCCATATCTACAAAGCATGGTTGAAGCGATCCACAGCGATGACACTAATGCAGATAAAGTGTTTAACAGCATCTTTGCGAAAACTGTCGGCTATAGCGTTAATAACTCACTGCGTGCATTCCGATTAGGTCTGCTACCTTTTACGGCTCAAGCAACCTCGACTCTGCCAGAGGTGATCCCATACGAGAAGTCGGTCAATAAACTTGCCTCAAAACTTGCGGTGTATGCTGACTTCTCACTTTTAGTCTTGGGCGGTAAGCTCAAACAAGCCGAGATGCTCTCGGCTCGCCTAGGTGACGTAATGAGTTATCTATATGCAGCCATGGCATCAATTCGTTATTACGAACAAAAGCTGCCAAAGGAGCAAAGAGAGCAAGCCGCTCCCTACTTCCATTACGCAACTCGTTGGTCACTGTGCAAAGCGGAAGAGGCACTACTGGCTTTCCTTGAAAACTTCCCCTCATCAGCAACTCGTAAACTGATGCGTCTACTGACAGTCACCTACTCGGCTAAAATGCCAAAAGTCAATGATGACCTAGTCAGAGAACTTGCTGAGCAAGCTCAGCTAAACACTGAGTTTAAGCGTAACTTAACCCATCTCATTAAACCTATCCCTGGGGATGGTAACGACATAAACGAGCAAGCTTATCTTGCAAAAATGGACTGTTTACCGCTACTTGCCAAAGTGAAAAAAGGCCTACGTAGTCGCCAGTTCAAGGCGGGAACTCGATTCTCCATCACCTTAGATGCGGCGTTAGAAGCTAAAGTCATTGAACTGTCAGAGCATAAACTTCTACAGGACTACAACCTTAAACGTGAGCGAGCAATTCGTGTTGATGAGTTTGATTTTGATATGAATTTAATCACTGAAAAAGCAGAACTAAAAATAGCTAACTAA
- a CDS encoding LruC domain-containing protein, with the protein MRNIKNLILITSGILLYQGNSWATEFEECPTQAFIIQTPSSAPKAYSVELSTGSYVESSADMGTTKSYNGVGFNYHDNYIYGWDYQSATLGKTGSDYQINPLSVTKDADAAAAGNFFVGDIAIDENVWYGYKKNKGLFTIPLDDPNNYTMTLVSGSKANASYNITDFAFHPTDGYIYAVSNGSNGNLLQIDPVTAASTNLGTVLVSSGSNFTFGAQFFDLNGTLYISNNSDGKIYRVDMSGAEPSGELFAYGPSSSSNDGARCALADIPVGDSVDFGDAPDSYKTLMSSNGARHSIIDDFYLGSGVDNESSGYPTPLSDDSSDGNDDEDGVSFPTGFELGESAVILVTATGSGGYLNAWFDWNGNGVFDDDERAISGQALSPGSNTVNLDVPTWGKAGQTWARFRYSSLADIGPTGGVGDGEVEDYPVTVTEAQVTINYYPSSSGYTSVAYEDLYPDQEDYDMNDVIFNLRLIEYIKSGQVIRVEFEAKLAAMGAAYHNGFAIQLHDIAMGNIKENAIEWSIDEVAQSTSPLESGQTNAVLIFTQDLWDHISLATGCNYLRTEAGCGTTYRTTWKMRVPFENAVAVEDMPEFPYDPFIFATPGTDHGLAAKNVVGELPGRKLEIHLKNKAPTDKFSTAYFGAREDRSDPASGQYFLNENGMSWALEIPETWQHPAERQRLDVTYPEFLDFAADSTGDTNKNWYQNANSQLIFQD; encoded by the coding sequence ATGAGAAATATAAAAAATCTGATATTGATCACGAGTGGAATCTTACTTTACCAAGGCAACAGTTGGGCTACGGAGTTTGAGGAGTGTCCCACTCAAGCCTTTATCATACAAACTCCTTCATCAGCCCCCAAAGCATATTCAGTAGAACTATCAACAGGTAGCTATGTAGAATCCTCTGCCGATATGGGAACCACGAAATCCTATAATGGTGTTGGATTTAACTACCATGATAACTATATCTATGGTTGGGATTATCAAAGTGCCACACTAGGAAAAACAGGTAGTGACTACCAAATTAATCCACTATCCGTCACGAAAGATGCTGATGCAGCTGCAGCAGGAAACTTCTTTGTCGGTGATATCGCCATTGATGAGAATGTTTGGTATGGGTATAAGAAAAACAAAGGCTTATTTACCATTCCTCTAGATGATCCCAATAATTACACCATGACCTTAGTCAGTGGCAGTAAAGCCAATGCGAGTTACAATATTACCGACTTTGCGTTCCATCCAACCGATGGTTATATCTATGCTGTCAGTAATGGTTCCAATGGTAATTTACTGCAGATTGATCCAGTCACCGCAGCCTCAACTAACCTAGGCACAGTTCTGGTCTCCTCTGGTTCAAACTTCACCTTTGGGGCGCAGTTTTTTGATCTTAACGGCACACTCTATATCAGTAACAATAGCGACGGTAAAATCTATCGTGTCGACATGAGTGGTGCAGAGCCTAGCGGAGAGCTTTTCGCTTATGGTCCCTCTTCTTCAAGTAACGACGGCGCACGCTGCGCCCTTGCTGATATACCTGTAGGTGATAGTGTCGATTTTGGTGACGCCCCTGACAGCTATAAAACCTTGATGTCCTCAAACGGTGCACGACACTCAATTATCGATGACTTTTATCTTGGCTCCGGTGTCGATAATGAGTCCAGTGGATACCCTACCCCCTTATCCGACGACAGCAGTGATGGCAACGATGATGAAGATGGTGTGAGCTTTCCTACCGGCTTTGAGCTAGGTGAGTCAGCCGTCATTCTAGTAACAGCTACTGGTTCTGGCGGTTATCTCAATGCTTGGTTCGACTGGAATGGTAATGGTGTGTTCGATGATGACGAGCGAGCTATCAGCGGCCAGGCACTTTCCCCAGGCAGTAACACCGTAAATTTAGATGTACCAACTTGGGGTAAAGCGGGACAAACATGGGCTAGATTTCGCTATAGCAGCTTAGCAGATATTGGTCCAACAGGCGGCGTGGGGGATGGTGAGGTTGAAGATTATCCAGTTACCGTCACCGAAGCTCAAGTCACCATAAATTACTATCCCTCATCTTCAGGATACACCTCTGTCGCTTATGAAGATCTCTACCCAGATCAGGAAGATTATGACATGAACGATGTCATCTTTAACCTCAGACTGATTGAGTATATCAAGAGTGGCCAAGTGATCAGGGTGGAGTTTGAGGCTAAGTTAGCCGCAATGGGGGCAGCCTATCATAACGGCTTTGCCATTCAACTTCATGATATCGCCATGGGCAATATAAAAGAGAATGCAATCGAGTGGAGTATCGATGAGGTCGCTCAAAGCACGTCGCCACTTGAATCAGGGCAGACTAATGCCGTGCTCATCTTCACCCAAGATCTCTGGGATCATATTAGCTTAGCGACAGGTTGTAACTACCTGAGAACTGAGGCTGGCTGTGGGACAACCTACCGCACTACATGGAAGATGCGAGTGCCTTTTGAAAATGCTGTGGCAGTTGAGGATATGCCGGAGTTCCCCTACGACCCATTCATCTTTGCAACTCCAGGTACCGATCATGGCTTAGCAGCCAAGAATGTGGTTGGTGAACTGCCCGGACGTAAACTTGAAATTCACCTGAAAAATAAAGCGCCGACCGATAAGTTTTCCACCGCCTACTTTGGTGCAAGAGAAGACAGATCAGATCCAGCTTCTGGGCAGTACTTCCTTAATGAAAATGGGATGAGCTGGGCATTAGAGATCCCTGAAACTTGGCAACACCCAGCAGAGAGGCAAAGGCTAGATGTTACCTACCCAGAGTTTCTCGATTTTGCGGCAGATAGTACAGGCGATACCAATAAAAATTGGTACCAAAATGCCAATTCACAATTGATCTTCCAAGATTAA
- a CDS encoding M35 family metallo-endopeptidase, whose protein sequence is MNTKKALSAIAVTAALISSSAYADGINATLEMSQQDYKSSDNVVVKVTLTNEEHIPVKVLKWYTAADGVEEALFKVTANGEERAYLGAHYKRQAPTKNDYIKLKSGESISYDVELSSLYDMSSTAEYEISYDVSSLQLFAPNPGQAKKLARLGVEGIHSQPTSFYLEGRELKQGTKKGKPGGGDGGGEVDGVTFTGRCSNSQKTDILAGLDAAKGMSADANQHLNGNNSSSTRYNTWFGNYSSSRWNTVSNNFSKIDSALNNEPLTIDCSCKKRYFAYVYPTQPYKIYMCRAFWSAPTTGTDSKGGTIIHEMSHFNVVAGTDDIVYGQSGAKALAISDPAQAIQNADSHEYFAENTPNLN, encoded by the coding sequence ATGAATACAAAAAAAGCATTGAGCGCCATTGCTGTCACAGCAGCACTAATCAGTAGTTCCGCTTATGCCGATGGCATAAATGCAACACTCGAGATGAGCCAGCAGGACTATAAAAGCAGTGATAATGTCGTTGTAAAAGTCACATTAACCAATGAAGAACATATTCCAGTAAAAGTATTAAAGTGGTATACGGCTGCAGATGGCGTAGAGGAAGCACTGTTTAAAGTCACAGCTAATGGTGAAGAGCGAGCATACTTAGGCGCACACTACAAACGTCAAGCACCAACAAAAAATGACTACATCAAGTTAAAATCAGGCGAGAGTATCTCCTATGACGTAGAGTTATCTTCTCTTTATGATATGAGCTCAACAGCAGAGTATGAGATCAGTTACGATGTCAGTTCATTGCAGCTCTTTGCTCCTAATCCAGGGCAAGCTAAAAAACTAGCACGTTTGGGAGTTGAGGGTATACATTCCCAGCCGACAAGTTTCTACCTTGAGGGACGTGAACTAAAACAAGGCACAAAAAAGGGTAAACCGGGTGGAGGAGATGGTGGTGGAGAAGTGGATGGTGTCACCTTTACAGGTCGCTGTAGTAACTCACAAAAAACTGACATTCTGGCAGGTTTAGATGCCGCAAAAGGTATGTCAGCTGATGCCAACCAGCACCTGAACGGTAATAACTCAAGCTCAACGCGCTACAACACTTGGTTTGGTAATTACAGCTCATCTCGCTGGAACACTGTCAGCAATAACTTCAGCAAAATAGACAGTGCGCTTAACAACGAACCATTGACTATTGACTGTAGCTGTAAGAAGAGGTACTTCGCTTATGTCTACCCAACTCAACCCTATAAAATTTATATGTGCCGTGCTTTTTGGTCGGCTCCTACCACAGGAACAGACTCTAAAGGTGGTACAATCATCCATGAGATGAGTCACTTTAATGTAGTCGCCGGCACTGATGATATCGTTTACGGTCAAAGTGGTGCCAAAGCGTTAGCAATAAGCGATCCTGCGCAAGCGATTCAAAATGCAGATAGTCACGAATACTTCGCGGAAAATACACCAAACTTAAATTAA